One Brassica napus cultivar Da-Ae chromosome C4, Da-Ae, whole genome shotgun sequence genomic region harbors:
- the LOC106399301 gene encoding cystathionine beta-lyase, chloroplastic isoform X1, with product MSSSLSLHSSFIPSFADLPDRGLVSKNSPTTVSITKFPTWEKKKQISNRNLFKLSCVMEKSIDGNTHSVVNTTPDCLNAINVKEEASVATLLMNLDNKFDPFDAMSTPLYQTATFKQPSAIENGPYDYTRSGNPTRDALQSLLAKLDKADRAFCFTSGMAALAAVTHLLKSGDEIVAGDDLYGGSDRLLSNVVPRSGVVVKRVNTTSLEEVASAIGPRTKLVWLESPTNPRQQISDIRKIAEMAHAQGALLLVDNSIMSPVLARPLELGADIVMHSATKFIAGHSDLMGGVLAVKGEKLAKELYFLQNSEGSGLAPFDCWLCLRGIKTMALRIEKQQVLTFTFLITYRLWSCISLFSVGFITHIQENARKIAMYLSTHPRVKKVYYAGLPDHPGHHLHFSQAKGAGSVFSFITGSVALSKHLVETTKYFSIAVSFGSVKSLISMPCFMSHASIPAEVREARGLTEDLVRISAGIEDADDLISDLDIAFKTGPI from the exons ATGTCATCTTCTCTGTCACTTCACTCCTCCTTCATACCTTCATTCGCTGATCTTCCCGACCGT GGATTGGTCAGTAAAAACTCTCCGACGACTGTTTCCATTACCAAGTTTCCAACttgggagaagaagaagcagatctCGAATCGGAACCTGTTCAAGCTAAGCTGCGTGATGGAGAAGAGTATCGATGGAAACACTCATTCTGTAGTTAACACAACCCCGGATTGCTTAAATG cTATTAATGTCAAAGAAGAAGCTAGCGTCGCTACTTTACTGATGAACTTGGATAATAAATTCGATCCCTTTGATGCAATGAGCACTCCCCTTTACCAGACAGCTACGTTTAAGCAG cCTTCTGCTATAGAAAATGGCCCATATGATTACACAAGAAGTGGGAATCCTACACGGGATGCACTTCAAAG tcTCCTTGCGAAGCTTGACAAGGCGGATAGAGCATTTTGCTTTACTAGTGGAATGGCTGCTCTTGCTGCTGTTACGCACCTTCTCAAATCTG GTGACGAGATTGTTGCTGGAGATGATCTATATGGTGGCTCAGACAGATTACTATCCAACGTAGTTCCAAGATCTGGCGTTGTGGTTAA ACGAGTAAACACAACTAGTTTAGAGGAGGTTGCTTCTGCTATTGGTCCCCGGACAAAACTTGTGTGGCTTGAGTCTCCAACCAACCCCAGACAACAAATCTCTGACATACGA AAAATAGCTGAGATGGCTCATGCTCAAGGTGCACTTCTGTTAGTTGACAACAGTATTATGTCACCGGTTCTCGCTCGGCCGTTAGAACTTGGAGCTG ATATCGTGATGCACTCGGCTACTAAGTTTATAGCCGGACACAGTGATTTGATGGGGGGTGTGCTTGCTGTAAAAGGCGAAAA attgGCAAAGGAGTTATATTTCCTCCAAAACTCAGAAGGTTCTGGATTAGCTCCTTTCGACTGTTGGCTTTGCCTACGAGGAATCAAGACAATGGCTTTACGCATAGAGAAGCAACAGGTATTGACTTTTACCTTTCTAATTACGTATAGACTATGGAGTtgtatctctctcttttctgTTGGTTTCATTACTCACATACAGGAAAACGCACGGAAAATCGCAATGTACTTGTCTACTCATCCAAGAGTGAAGAAAGTGTACTATGCTGGTCTACCAGATCATCCTGGTCACCATCTCCATTTCTCTCAG GCAAAGGGTGCAGGATCAGTTTTTAGCTTCATAACAGGATCTGTCGCCCTATCCAAGCATCTTGTAGAAACCACCAAGTACTTCAGCATTGCTGTCAGTTTTG GGAGTGTTAAGTCACTTATAAGCATGCCATGCTTCATGTCACATGCAAGCATACCTGCGGAAGTTCGCGAGGCTAGAGGCTTGACGGAAGATCTTGTCCGTATATCTGCAGGCATTGAGGATGCTGATGATTTGATCTCTGATCTTGATATCGCCTTCAAAACCGGTCCCATCTAA
- the LOC106399301 gene encoding cystathionine beta-lyase, chloroplastic isoform X2: MSSSLSLHSSFIPSFADLPDRGLVSKNSPTTVSITKFPTWEKKKQISNRNLFKLSCVMEKSIDGNTHSVVNTTPDCLNAINVKEEASVATLLMNLDNKFDPFDAMSTPLYQTATFKQPSAIENGPYDYTRSGNPTRDALQSLLAKLDKADRAFCFTSGMAALAAVTHLLKSGDEIVAGDDLYGGSDRLLSNVVPRSGVVVKRVNTTSLEEVASAIGPRTKLVWLESPTNPRQQISDIRKIAEMAHAQGALLLVDNSIMSPVLARPLELGADIVMHSATKFIAGHSDLMGGVLAVKGEKLAKELYFLQNSEGSGLAPFDCWLCLRGIKTMALRIEKQQENARKIAMYLSTHPRVKKVYYAGLPDHPGHHLHFSQAKGAGSVFSFITGSVALSKHLVETTKYFSIAVSFGSVKSLISMPCFMSHASIPAEVREARGLTEDLVRISAGIEDADDLISDLDIAFKTGPI, encoded by the exons ATGTCATCTTCTCTGTCACTTCACTCCTCCTTCATACCTTCATTCGCTGATCTTCCCGACCGT GGATTGGTCAGTAAAAACTCTCCGACGACTGTTTCCATTACCAAGTTTCCAACttgggagaagaagaagcagatctCGAATCGGAACCTGTTCAAGCTAAGCTGCGTGATGGAGAAGAGTATCGATGGAAACACTCATTCTGTAGTTAACACAACCCCGGATTGCTTAAATG cTATTAATGTCAAAGAAGAAGCTAGCGTCGCTACTTTACTGATGAACTTGGATAATAAATTCGATCCCTTTGATGCAATGAGCACTCCCCTTTACCAGACAGCTACGTTTAAGCAG cCTTCTGCTATAGAAAATGGCCCATATGATTACACAAGAAGTGGGAATCCTACACGGGATGCACTTCAAAG tcTCCTTGCGAAGCTTGACAAGGCGGATAGAGCATTTTGCTTTACTAGTGGAATGGCTGCTCTTGCTGCTGTTACGCACCTTCTCAAATCTG GTGACGAGATTGTTGCTGGAGATGATCTATATGGTGGCTCAGACAGATTACTATCCAACGTAGTTCCAAGATCTGGCGTTGTGGTTAA ACGAGTAAACACAACTAGTTTAGAGGAGGTTGCTTCTGCTATTGGTCCCCGGACAAAACTTGTGTGGCTTGAGTCTCCAACCAACCCCAGACAACAAATCTCTGACATACGA AAAATAGCTGAGATGGCTCATGCTCAAGGTGCACTTCTGTTAGTTGACAACAGTATTATGTCACCGGTTCTCGCTCGGCCGTTAGAACTTGGAGCTG ATATCGTGATGCACTCGGCTACTAAGTTTATAGCCGGACACAGTGATTTGATGGGGGGTGTGCTTGCTGTAAAAGGCGAAAA attgGCAAAGGAGTTATATTTCCTCCAAAACTCAGAAGGTTCTGGATTAGCTCCTTTCGACTGTTGGCTTTGCCTACGAGGAATCAAGACAATGGCTTTACGCATAGAGAAGCAACAG GAAAACGCACGGAAAATCGCAATGTACTTGTCTACTCATCCAAGAGTGAAGAAAGTGTACTATGCTGGTCTACCAGATCATCCTGGTCACCATCTCCATTTCTCTCAG GCAAAGGGTGCAGGATCAGTTTTTAGCTTCATAACAGGATCTGTCGCCCTATCCAAGCATCTTGTAGAAACCACCAAGTACTTCAGCATTGCTGTCAGTTTTG GGAGTGTTAAGTCACTTATAAGCATGCCATGCTTCATGTCACATGCAAGCATACCTGCGGAAGTTCGCGAGGCTAGAGGCTTGACGGAAGATCTTGTCCGTATATCTGCAGGCATTGAGGATGCTGATGATTTGATCTCTGATCTTGATATCGCCTTCAAAACCGGTCCCATCTAA
- the LOC106399318 gene encoding two-component response regulator ARR9 — MGMAAVESQFHVLAVDDSSLDRKLIERLLQKSSCQVTTVDSGYKALEFLGIESNDPNALSTSPQEVEVNLIITDYCMPGMTGYDLLKKVKESPAFKNIPVVIMSSENVPARISRCLEEGAEEFFLKPVRMDDLNKLKPHMMKTKLNNQKLEEIEKPLNVAAAAAAVEPEITDSAEVGSKILTLQSELEPKQVHLQVAQQEEQPLGNNKRKSMEEGLSTDRSRPRFECITTAV; from the exons ATGGGCATGGCAGCAGTGGAATCGCAGTTTCATGTTTTAGCCGTCGATGATAGTTCATTAGATAGGAAACTCATAGAGAGACTGCTTCAAAAGTCTTCGTGTCAAG TAACAACTGTTGATTCAGGCTATAAGGCTTTAGAGTTTCTTGGTATTGAGAGTAACGACCCAAATGCTCTTTCTACATCTCCTCAG GAGGTTGAAGTTAATCTTATCATTACAGACTATTGTATGCCAGGCATGACTGGTTATGATTTGCTCAAGAAAGTCAAG GAATCACCAGCTTTTAAGAACATACCTGTGGTAATAATGTCCTCAGAGAACGTTCCTGCAAGGATCAGCAg ATGTTTAGAAGAAGGAGCTGAGGAGTTTTTCTTGAAACCAGTAAGAATGGATGATCTCAACAAGTTGAAACCTCACATGATGAAAACAAAGTTGAACAACCAGAAGCTGGAAGAGATTGAAAAGCCTTTAAATGTAGCAGCAGCCGCCGCAGCAGTTGAACCAGAGATTACAGATTCAGCAGAAGTTGGAAGCAAAATCTTGACTCTTCAGTCTGAACTAGAACCGAAACAAGTACATCTGCAAGTAGCACAACAAGAGGAGCAGCCATTGGGTAACAACAAGAGGAAGTCCATGGAAGAAGGGCTCTCAACAGATAGATCACGTCCTAGATTCGAGTGTATCACAACCGCTGTCTGA